A region of Burkholderiales bacterium JOSHI_001 DNA encodes the following proteins:
- a CDS encoding putative metal-dependent enzyme of the double-stranded beta helix superfamily (PFAM: Cysteine dioxygenase type I) yields MNAPDTLPYNPEPLREFVAGLAGLLDQHPDENRLLGPASVLLQRLVARDDWLPPELAEPHPQFYRQYLLHADARERFSVVSFVWGPGQATPVHDHTVWGLIGMLRGQEESQPYRLDEQGRARPHGEPVLLQPGQVEAVSPRLGDIHRVRNRRDDGVSISIHVYGANIGAVQRSVFPPEGGRKTFVSGYTNRWLPNLWDRSKDWTAP; encoded by the coding sequence ATGAATGCCCCCGACACCCTCCCCTACAACCCCGAACCGCTGCGTGAGTTCGTGGCCGGCCTGGCCGGCTTGCTGGACCAGCACCCGGACGAAAACCGCCTGCTGGGCCCGGCCTCGGTGCTGCTGCAGCGGCTGGTGGCGCGCGACGACTGGCTGCCGCCGGAACTGGCCGAGCCGCACCCCCAGTTCTACCGACAGTACCTGCTGCACGCCGATGCGCGGGAGCGCTTCTCGGTGGTGAGTTTCGTCTGGGGCCCGGGCCAGGCCACACCGGTGCACGACCACACCGTGTGGGGCCTGATCGGCATGCTGCGCGGCCAGGAAGAATCGCAACCCTACCGGCTGGACGAACAGGGCCGCGCCCGGCCCCATGGCGAGCCGGTGCTCCTGCAGCCCGGCCAGGTGGAAGCGGTGTCGCCGCGCCTGGGCGACATCCACCGCGTGCGCAACCGGCGCGACGACGGCGTGTCCATCAGCATCCATGTGTACGGCGCCAACATCGGCGCCGTGCAGCGTTCGGTCTTCCCACCCGAAGGCGGGCGCAAGACCTTCGTCTCCGGCTACACCAACCGCTGGCTTCCCAACCTGTGGGACCGCTCCAAGGACTGGACTGCCCCATGA
- a CDS encoding rhodanese-related sulfurtransferase (PFAM: Rhodanese-like domain), producing MSASADTAPLSAHAVREALRARQEIALIDVREEDPFAQEHPLFAAQLSMSRLELDAPWRLPRRDVPVVVYDDGEGLAEPALRRLRSLGYSRARLLDGGLDGWRRSGGELFRDVNVPSKAFGELVEHHRHTPSLSAPEVKALLDAQADVVVLDARRFDEYQTMSIPGGISVPGAELALRVRDLAPNPATRVIVNCAGRTRSIIGTQSLVNAGIPNPVAALRNGTIGWTLAGQALDHGASRRAGPASAGAQQAARQAAQALAQRAGAHRLTADRLPQLDLPGRTVYRYDVRSPEEFQRGHIAGFGSAPGGQLVQETDVFAPVRGARIVLADDDGVRAPMTAHWLAQMGWDVAWLDAVPPEHFQDTRPWPPQSAPSVLPAAPAIGVAGLQAALARGDTLLIDLAPSATHVKQHIAGAWWALRSQLPAALQRMAQAKDQPPGRVVFTCGDGLLAQHAAADLQAQIDRPVLVLEGGNAAWRDSGGALETGEAHLASPRIDRYRRPYEGTDNPHAAMQAYLDWEFGLVAQLGRDATHGFQVLATQG from the coding sequence ATGAGTGCTTCCGCCGACACCGCCCCCCTCAGCGCGCACGCCGTGCGCGAGGCGCTGCGGGCACGCCAGGAAATCGCCCTGATCGACGTGCGCGAGGAAGACCCCTTCGCGCAGGAACACCCGCTGTTCGCGGCCCAGCTGTCGATGTCGCGGCTGGAACTGGACGCGCCCTGGCGCCTGCCGCGGCGCGACGTGCCCGTCGTGGTGTACGACGACGGCGAAGGCCTGGCCGAGCCCGCGCTGCGCCGCCTGCGCAGCCTGGGCTACAGCCGCGCCCGGCTGCTGGACGGCGGCCTGGATGGCTGGCGCCGCAGCGGCGGTGAGTTGTTCCGCGACGTGAACGTGCCCAGCAAGGCCTTCGGTGAACTGGTGGAACACCATCGCCACACCCCGTCGCTGTCGGCCCCCGAGGTGAAGGCCCTGCTGGACGCCCAGGCCGACGTGGTGGTGCTGGACGCGCGCCGCTTCGACGAATACCAGACCATGAGCATCCCGGGTGGCATCAGCGTGCCCGGTGCCGAGCTGGCGCTGCGGGTGCGCGACCTGGCGCCCAACCCGGCGACGCGGGTCATCGTCAACTGCGCCGGGCGCACGCGCAGCATCATCGGCACCCAGTCGCTGGTGAACGCCGGCATCCCCAACCCGGTGGCAGCGCTGCGCAACGGCACCATCGGCTGGACCCTGGCCGGCCAGGCGCTGGACCATGGCGCGTCACGCCGTGCCGGCCCGGCCAGCGCCGGTGCGCAGCAGGCCGCGCGCCAGGCCGCCCAGGCCCTGGCGCAGCGGGCTGGCGCGCACAGGCTCACCGCCGACCGCCTGCCCCAGCTGGACCTGCCCGGGCGCACGGTGTACCGCTACGACGTGCGCTCGCCCGAAGAATTCCAGCGCGGCCACATCGCCGGCTTCGGCAGTGCGCCGGGCGGCCAGCTGGTGCAGGAAACCGACGTGTTCGCCCCGGTGCGAGGCGCGCGCATCGTGCTGGCGGACGACGACGGCGTGCGCGCCCCCATGACCGCCCACTGGCTGGCGCAAATGGGCTGGGACGTGGCCTGGCTGGACGCTGTGCCGCCCGAGCACTTCCAGGACACCCGACCCTGGCCGCCGCAGTCCGCACCCAGCGTGCTGCCGGCGGCCCCCGCCATCGGCGTGGCCGGTCTGCAGGCCGCGCTGGCCCGCGGCGACACGCTGCTGATCGACCTGGCGCCCAGCGCCACCCACGTGAAGCAGCACATCGCCGGCGCCTGGTGGGCGCTGCGCTCGCAACTGCCGGCGGCGCTGCAGCGCATGGCCCAGGCCAAGGACCAGCCGCCGGGGCGCGTGGTGTTCACCTGCGGCGATGGCTTGCTGGCGCAGCACGCCGCGGCCGATCTGCAGGCCCAGATCGACCGGCCGGTGCTGGTGCTGGAAGGCGGCAATGCCGCCTGGCGGGACAGCGGTGGGGCCCTGGAAACCGGCGAGGCCCACCTGGCCAGCCCGCGCATCGACCGCTACCGCCGCCCCTACGAAGGCACCGACAACCCCCACGCGGCCATGCAGGCCTACCTGGATTGGGAGTTCGGCCTGGTGGCGCAGCTGGGGCGCGACGCCACACACGGCTTCCAGGTGCTGGCTACCCAGGGCTGA
- a CDS encoding putative Fe-S oxidoreductase (PFAM: Radical SAM superfamily; Protein of unknown function (DUF3641)) — MHATLPLLVGSHFPALRRRAVETLQVNLGYRCNQSCLHCHVNAGPNRSEEMSSDNADAVIAFLAANPQVHTLDLTGGAPELNPHFRRLVAAAHARGLRVMDRCNLTILHEPGQEGLAEFLAEHGVEVVASLPCYLEDNVDRQRGKGIFDASIRALQRLNALGYGQPGTGLVLNLVYNPQGPSLPPPQQGLERDYKQHLGAHFGVVFNQLFTLANMPIQRFGSTLVSQGQFNTYMRLLHGAHRPENLDQVMCRSLLSVDWQGQLYDCDFNQQLGLALDAPGQPRLHLSQITARQLEGRAIHVADHCYGCTAGQGSSCGGALAEGH; from the coding sequence ATGCACGCCACCCTGCCCCTGCTCGTCGGTTCCCACTTTCCTGCGCTACGCCGCCGCGCGGTGGAGACCCTGCAGGTCAACCTGGGCTACCGCTGCAACCAGAGCTGCCTGCACTGCCACGTCAACGCCGGCCCGAACCGCAGCGAGGAAATGTCCAGCGACAACGCCGACGCGGTCATCGCCTTCCTGGCCGCCAACCCGCAGGTGCACACGCTGGACCTGACCGGCGGTGCCCCCGAACTGAACCCCCACTTCCGGCGCCTGGTGGCGGCCGCGCATGCGCGCGGGCTGCGGGTCATGGACCGCTGCAACCTGACCATCCTGCACGAGCCCGGCCAGGAAGGCCTGGCGGAATTCCTGGCCGAGCACGGCGTGGAGGTGGTGGCGTCCCTGCCCTGCTACCTGGAAGACAACGTGGACCGCCAGCGCGGCAAGGGCATCTTCGACGCCAGCATCCGCGCCCTGCAGCGGCTGAACGCCCTGGGCTACGGCCAGCCGGGCACGGGGCTGGTGCTGAACCTGGTCTACAACCCGCAGGGTCCCAGCCTGCCGCCGCCGCAGCAGGGCCTGGAGCGCGACTACAAGCAGCACCTGGGCGCCCACTTCGGCGTGGTGTTCAATCAGCTGTTCACACTGGCCAACATGCCCATCCAGCGCTTCGGCTCCACGCTGGTGTCCCAGGGTCAGTTCAACACCTACATGCGCCTGCTGCACGGCGCCCACCGCCCGGAGAACCTGGACCAGGTGATGTGCCGCAGCCTGCTCAGCGTGGACTGGCAGGGCCAGCTCTACGACTGCGACTTCAACCAGCAACTGGGCCTGGCCCTGGACGCCCCGGGCCAACCCCGCCTGCACCTGAGCCAGATCACCGCGCGGCAACTGGAAGGCCGCGCCATCCACGTGGCCGACCACTGCTACGGCTGCACCGCGGGCCAAGGCTCCAGCTGCGGCGGCGCGTTGGCCGAAGGGCACTGA
- a CDS encoding glycosyl transferase (PFAM: Glycosyl transferase family 2), with translation MKPALCIVVPVLDEAARLVPRLQALQGLRQRGAWVVVVDGGSQDDTLALARPHADQVLTAPRGRASQMNAGAGACPAEVLLFLHADTELPADADTLVRAALQGPAAWGRFDVQMDSPRPLLRLVAMLMNLRSRLTGIATGDQALFMRHDLFNRVGGFPDLPLMEDIAICRTLKRHGRPACLRERVTTSARRWERHGVWRTIFLMWRLRAAYFLGADPKALAVHYGYRPR, from the coding sequence ATGAAGCCGGCGCTGTGCATCGTGGTGCCGGTGCTGGACGAAGCGGCCCGCCTGGTGCCGCGCCTGCAGGCCTTGCAGGGCTTGCGCCAGCGCGGGGCGTGGGTGGTGGTGGTGGACGGCGGCAGCCAGGACGACACCCTGGCCCTGGCAAGGCCGCATGCCGACCAGGTGCTGACGGCGCCGCGCGGGCGGGCCTCGCAGATGAACGCCGGCGCCGGCGCCTGCCCGGCCGAGGTGCTGCTGTTCCTGCACGCCGACACCGAACTGCCGGCCGACGCCGACACCCTGGTGCGCGCGGCCCTGCAAGGGCCGGCGGCCTGGGGCCGCTTCGACGTTCAAATGGACAGCCCGCGCCCGCTGCTGCGCCTGGTGGCCATGCTGATGAACCTGCGCTCGCGGCTGACCGGCATCGCCACCGGCGACCAGGCCCTGTTCATGCGCCACGACCTCTTCAACCGGGTGGGCGGCTTCCCGGACCTGCCGCTGATGGAAGACATCGCCATTTGCCGCACCCTCAAACGACACGGGCGGCCGGCCTGCCTGCGCGAACGGGTCACCACCTCGGCCCGCCGCTGGGAACGCCATGGCGTGTGGCGCACCATCTTCCTGATGTGGCGCCTGCGCGCCGCCTACTTCCTGGGCGCGGACCCGAAGGCCCTGGCCGTCCACTATGGCTACCGGCCCCGCTGA
- a CDS encoding hypothetical protein (PFAM: Uncharacterized protein conserved in bacteria (DUF2064)) encodes MATGPADPPSDLPGARQQVQVAVLAKAPLPGLAKTRLIPALGPQGAARLQRQLTRCALRTALDARLGAVSLWCTPDARHRFFRALQQATGVACRVQPEGDLGQRMHAAFQAHCPQGPLLLIGTDCPPLTPAHLQQAARALLAGEEAVFYPAEDGGYVLVGLRQPQAALFQHMPWSTDAVMAQTRGRAQAAGLRLREFDTLWDLDVPADLPRWHRHLALAAARGGGLRSA; translated from the coding sequence ATGGCTACCGGCCCCGCTGATCCCCCATCCGACCTGCCCGGGGCCCGGCAGCAGGTGCAGGTGGCGGTGCTGGCCAAGGCCCCGCTGCCCGGCCTGGCCAAGACCCGCCTCATTCCCGCCCTGGGTCCGCAGGGGGCGGCACGGCTGCAGCGGCAGCTGACCCGCTGCGCGCTGCGCACGGCCCTGGACGCCCGGCTGGGCGCGGTGAGCCTGTGGTGCACGCCCGATGCGCGGCACCGCTTTTTCCGCGCGCTGCAGCAGGCCACCGGGGTGGCCTGCCGGGTGCAGCCCGAAGGCGACCTGGGCCAGCGCATGCACGCGGCCTTCCAGGCCCACTGCCCGCAGGGCCCGCTGCTGTTGATCGGCACCGACTGCCCGCCGCTCACGCCGGCCCACCTGCAGCAGGCCGCGCGCGCCCTGCTGGCGGGTGAGGAGGCGGTGTTCTACCCGGCCGAAGACGGTGGCTATGTGCTGGTGGGCCTGCGGCAGCCGCAGGCCGCGCTGTTCCAGCACATGCCCTGGAGCACCGATGCGGTGATGGCGCAGACCCGCGGGCGTGCACAGGCCGCAGGCCTGCGCCTGCGCGAGTTCGACACCCTGTGGGACCTGGACGTGCCCGCGGACCTGCCGCGCTGGCACCGGCACCTCGCCCTGGCCGCCGCCCGCGGCGGCGGCCTCAGATCGGCTTGA
- a CDS encoding polyphosphate kinase 2, PA0141 family (PFAM: Polyphosphate kinase 2 (PPK2)~TIGRFAM: polyphosphate kinase 2, PA0141 family), with amino-acid sequence MGKKAKSPSGDKLGKLDYLDALAPLQVQLNDMARWLQQTRQRLVVVVEGRDTAGKGGAIAAIADTLNPRQCRVVALPKPTDRESTQWYFQRYVPHLPAAGEMVLFDRSWYNRAGVERVMGYCTEAQTQAFLKQAPVFERMLVDDGVLLLKYWLTVDQAQQEERFAERLSDPLKRWKLSPVDLKAREKYADYTAARHAMLQATHTRFAPWTLVDFNDQRRGRLTLIDHLLKSLPDLALPEPRIDFPPLGHAPLKERFQGGLKPI; translated from the coding sequence ATGGGCAAGAAGGCCAAGTCGCCGTCCGGCGACAAGCTGGGCAAGTTGGACTACCTGGACGCGCTGGCACCCTTGCAGGTGCAGTTGAACGACATGGCGCGCTGGCTGCAACAGACCCGCCAGCGCCTGGTGGTGGTGGTGGAAGGGCGCGACACGGCGGGCAAGGGCGGCGCCATTGCCGCCATCGCCGACACCCTGAACCCGCGCCAGTGCCGGGTGGTGGCCCTGCCCAAGCCCACCGACCGCGAGAGCACGCAGTGGTACTTCCAGCGCTATGTGCCGCACCTGCCGGCCGCCGGCGAGATGGTGCTGTTCGACCGCAGTTGGTACAACCGCGCCGGCGTCGAGCGGGTGATGGGCTACTGCACCGAAGCGCAAACCCAGGCCTTCCTGAAGCAGGCCCCAGTGTTCGAGCGCATGCTGGTGGACGACGGCGTGCTGCTGCTGAAGTACTGGCTGACGGTGGACCAGGCGCAGCAGGAAGAACGTTTTGCCGAACGCCTGAGCGACCCGCTCAAGCGCTGGAAGCTGAGCCCGGTGGACCTGAAGGCGCGCGAGAAGTACGCCGACTACACCGCCGCCCGGCATGCCATGCTGCAGGCCACCCACACCCGGTTCGCGCCCTGGACCCTGGTGGATTTCAACGACCAGCGGCGCGGCCGCCTGACGCTCATCGACCACTTGCTGAAGTCGCTGCCCGACCTGGCCCTGCCCGAGCCCCGCATCGACTTCCCGCCGCTGGGTCATGCGCCCCTGAAGGAACGCTTCCAGGGCGGGCTCAAGCCGATCTGA
- a CDS encoding glutamate--cysteine ligase (PFAM: Glutamate-cysteine ligase~TIGRFAM: glutamate--cysteine ligase) gives MGQATRPPVDALAQALKAWPQDSLRAMRRGIEKESLRATPEGTLALSPHPAALGSALTHPHITTDFSESQLELITGVHDDIPACLDELRQLHGAVLRAMDGEMLWVSSMPCCLPSDESIPIARYGRSNIGRAKSVYRMGLGHRYGRRMQTISGIHYNWSLPGLSDAQHFDLIRNFRRHVFLLMLLFGASPAVCASFVAGRPHGLQCLAEGTLGLPHATSLRMGRLGYQSDAQSALAVSYNGMDTYATSLHAALTQPHPAYETLGVRNPGGEYNQLATTLLQIENEFYGTIRPKRVIHRGERPLHALRARGVEYIEVRCLDLDPFDAIGINASTVAFLDVFLLHCLLAPSPPDSPDELRAMAANQERTAARGREPGLRLQRAGQEVLLTDWARQLLDECQPVADALDRARGGSRHREALAQASAALAQPARLPSARVLDTMARDFGNSHTGFVTARAAAVKRELLAAPWSSALDARLRDMAAASVQAQADAESSDTLAFEDFRQRYLDPSQLMPVRA, from the coding sequence ATGGGACAAGCCACCCGCCCCCCGGTCGACGCCCTGGCCCAAGCGCTGAAAGCCTGGCCGCAGGACAGCCTGCGCGCCATGCGCCGCGGCATTGAAAAGGAAAGCCTGCGCGCCACGCCCGAGGGCACGCTGGCGCTGTCGCCGCACCCGGCCGCGCTGGGCTCGGCGCTGACGCACCCGCACATCACCACCGACTTCAGCGAATCGCAGCTGGAGCTGATCACCGGCGTTCACGACGACATCCCGGCCTGCCTGGACGAACTGCGCCAGCTGCACGGCGCGGTGCTGCGCGCCATGGACGGCGAGATGCTGTGGGTGTCCAGCATGCCCTGCTGCCTGCCGAGCGACGAAAGCATTCCCATCGCCCGCTATGGCAGGTCCAACATCGGCCGGGCGAAAAGCGTTTACCGCATGGGCCTGGGCCACCGCTATGGCCGCCGCATGCAAACCATCAGCGGCATCCACTACAACTGGTCGCTGCCGGGCCTGTCGGATGCGCAGCACTTCGACCTCATCCGCAACTTCCGCCGCCATGTGTTCCTGTTGATGCTGCTGTTCGGCGCGTCGCCGGCCGTGTGCGCCAGCTTCGTGGCCGGCCGCCCGCATGGCCTGCAATGCCTGGCCGAAGGCACGCTGGGCCTGCCGCACGCCACCTCGCTGCGCATGGGGCGCCTGGGCTACCAGAGCGACGCGCAGTCGGCCCTGGCGGTCAGCTACAACGGCATGGACACCTATGCCACTTCGCTGCACGCCGCGCTGACCCAGCCGCACCCGGCCTACGAAACCCTGGGCGTGCGCAACCCGGGCGGCGAGTACAACCAGCTGGCCACCACCTTGCTGCAGATCGAGAACGAGTTTTACGGCACCATCCGTCCCAAGCGCGTCATCCACCGCGGCGAACGCCCGCTGCACGCGCTGCGCGCGCGCGGCGTGGAGTACATCGAGGTGCGCTGCCTGGACCTGGACCCTTTCGACGCCATCGGTATCAACGCGTCCACGGTGGCCTTCCTGGACGTGTTCCTGCTGCACTGCCTGCTGGCGCCCAGCCCGCCCGATAGCCCGGACGAACTGCGCGCCATGGCGGCCAACCAGGAACGCACCGCCGCCCGTGGGCGCGAACCCGGCCTGCGCCTGCAGCGCGCCGGCCAGGAGGTGCTGCTGACCGACTGGGCCCGGCAACTGCTGGACGAATGCCAGCCCGTGGCCGACGCCCTGGACCGCGCGCGCGGCGGCAGCCGCCACCGCGAGGCCCTGGCCCAGGCGAGCGCTGCGCTGGCCCAGCCCGCGCGCCTGCCATCGGCGCGGGTGCTGGACACCATGGCGCGGGATTTCGGCAATTCCCACACCGGTTTCGTGACCGCGCGCGCGGCCGCGGTGAAGCGCGAACTGCTGGCCGCGCCCTGGTCCAGCGCGCTGGACGCACGCTTGCGTGACATGGCCGCCGCATCGGTGCAGGCGCAGGCAGACGCCGAAAGCTCGGACACCCTGGCCTTCGAAGACTTCCGCCAGCGCTACCTGGACCCGTCGCAGCTGATGCCGGTGCGCGCCTGA
- a CDS encoding aspartate ammonia-lyase (PFAM: Lyase; Fumarase C C-terminus~TIGRFAM: aspartate ammonia-lyase): MNQTRREHDLLGDREVPADAYWGVHTLRAVENFPITGMPISAYPDLIRALAGIKMSAARANHGLGLLDAERCNAIVAACQELRDGRLHEQFVVDVIQGGAGTSTNMNANEVIANRALELLGAAKGDYQRLHPNEHVNIGQSTNDVYPSALKLATWDGIHGLVAAMEVLRLAFAAKADEFADVLKMGRTQLQDAVPMTLGQEFSTYAVMLEEDQQRLREAALLICELNLGATAIGTGITAHPEYAASVIEHLRTLTGMPLKTAPNLVEATQDCGAFVQLSGVLKRVAVKLSKTCNDLRLLSSGPRAGLGEINLPPMQAGSSIMPGKVNPVIPEVVNQIAFEVIGNDLTVTFAAEAGQLQLNAFEPIIAHSLFKSVTHLRNGCLVLAERCVKGITANRELLRASVENSIGIVTALNPYIGYANATAVAQEAFATGAGVAEVVLRRGLLNAEQLAEILRPEVLTQPRPLLALRD, encoded by the coding sequence ATGAACCAAACCCGCCGTGAGCACGACCTGTTGGGCGACCGCGAGGTGCCGGCCGATGCCTACTGGGGCGTGCACACGCTGCGGGCGGTGGAGAACTTCCCGATCACGGGCATGCCGATCTCGGCCTACCCGGACCTGATCCGTGCGCTGGCGGGCATCAAGATGTCCGCGGCGCGCGCCAACCACGGGCTGGGGCTGCTGGATGCCGAACGCTGCAACGCCATCGTGGCGGCCTGCCAGGAACTGCGCGACGGCCGGCTGCACGAGCAGTTCGTGGTGGACGTCATCCAGGGCGGCGCCGGCACCTCCACCAACATGAACGCCAACGAGGTCATCGCCAACCGCGCGCTGGAACTGCTGGGCGCGGCCAAGGGCGACTACCAACGCCTGCACCCGAACGAACACGTCAACATCGGCCAGAGCACCAACGACGTCTACCCTTCGGCGCTGAAGCTGGCCACCTGGGACGGCATCCACGGCCTGGTGGCCGCCATGGAGGTGCTGCGCCTGGCCTTCGCCGCCAAGGCCGACGAATTCGCCGACGTGCTGAAGATGGGCCGCACCCAGCTGCAGGACGCCGTGCCCATGACCCTGGGGCAGGAATTCAGCACCTACGCGGTGATGCTGGAAGAAGACCAGCAACGCCTGCGTGAAGCGGCGCTGCTGATCTGCGAGCTGAACCTGGGCGCCACGGCCATCGGCACCGGCATCACCGCGCACCCGGAGTACGCGGCCAGTGTGATCGAGCACCTGCGCACGCTGACCGGCATGCCGCTGAAGACCGCGCCCAACCTGGTGGAGGCCACCCAGGACTGCGGCGCCTTCGTGCAGCTGTCGGGGGTGCTGAAGCGGGTGGCGGTGAAGCTGTCCAAGACCTGCAACGACCTGCGCCTGCTGTCCAGCGGCCCGCGCGCCGGCCTGGGCGAGATCAACCTGCCGCCCATGCAGGCCGGCTCGTCCATCATGCCCGGCAAGGTGAACCCGGTGATCCCCGAGGTGGTGAACCAGATCGCCTTCGAGGTCATCGGCAACGACCTGACCGTCACCTTCGCGGCCGAGGCCGGCCAGCTGCAGTTGAACGCCTTCGAGCCCATCATCGCCCACAGCCTGTTCAAGAGCGTCACCCACCTGAGGAACGGCTGCCTGGTGCTGGCCGAGCGCTGCGTGAAGGGCATCACCGCCAACCGCGAGCTGCTGCGCGCGTCGGTGGAAAACTCCATCGGCATCGTCACCGCGCTGAACCCCTACATCGGCTATGCCAACGCCACCGCGGTGGCGCAGGAAGCCTTCGCCACCGGCGCCGGCGTGGCCGAGGTGGTGCTGCGGCGTGGTCTGCTGAATGCCGAACAACTGGCCGAGATCCTGCGGCCCGAGGTGCTGACCCAGCCGAGGCCCTTGCTGGCCTTGCGCGACTGA
- a CDS encoding L-asparaginase type II family protein (PFAM: Asparaginase~TIGRFAM: L-asparaginases, type II): protein MTRNANMALKSLVIPALVRNLAALVLAAATLGAAAQTAATAPAKPRVVVLATGGTIAGAGASAANSATYQAAKVPVDKLIAGVPELADVATLRGEQVFQIASESFTNERLITLAKRVSALAKDPEVDGIVITHGTDTLEETSFFLTLTVHTDKPIVVVGSMRPGTAMSADGTLNLYDAVVAAGDPASRGKGVLVVMNDDILSGRDAGKRINIKTNAFGSQWGALGSVVEGKTYWFRAPVKRHTMNSEFDIDRIEAALPMVAIVYGSGEMGSWAVEAAVKAGAKAIVHAGTGNGSVPDYGVPALRKAREAGVHIIRSARVPDGFVLRNSEQPDDKYDWVVAHDLNPQKAKILAALALTRTGDTKQLQRVFMEY, encoded by the coding sequence TTGACAAGGAACGCCAACATGGCCCTGAAGTCCCTCGTTATCCCCGCCCTGGTGCGCAACCTGGCTGCCCTGGTGCTGGCTGCGGCCACCTTGGGCGCTGCGGCCCAGACCGCCGCCACCGCCCCCGCCAAACCCCGGGTGGTGGTGCTGGCCACCGGCGGCACCATCGCCGGAGCGGGCGCCAGCGCGGCCAACAGCGCCACCTACCAGGCCGCCAAGGTGCCGGTGGACAAGCTGATCGCCGGCGTGCCGGAACTGGCCGACGTGGCCACGCTGCGGGGCGAGCAGGTGTTCCAGATCGCGTCCGAGAGCTTCACCAACGAGCGCCTGATCACCCTGGCCAAGCGTGTCTCGGCCCTGGCCAAGGACCCCGAGGTGGACGGCATCGTCATCACCCACGGCACCGACACGCTGGAAGAAACCTCCTTCTTCCTCACGCTCACCGTGCACACCGACAAGCCCATCGTGGTGGTGGGCAGCATGCGCCCGGGCACCGCCATGTCGGCCGACGGCACGCTGAACCTGTACGACGCGGTGGTGGCCGCGGGCGACCCCGCGTCCCGCGGCAAGGGCGTGCTGGTGGTGATGAACGACGACATCCTGTCCGGCCGCGACGCCGGCAAGCGCATCAACATCAAGACCAACGCCTTCGGCAGCCAATGGGGCGCGCTGGGTTCGGTGGTGGAAGGCAAGACCTACTGGTTCCGCGCCCCGGTGAAGCGCCACACGATGAACAGCGAGTTCGACATCGACCGCATCGAAGCCGCCCTGCCCATGGTGGCCATCGTCTATGGTTCGGGCGAGATGGGCAGCTGGGCGGTCGAGGCCGCGGTGAAGGCCGGGGCCAAGGCCATCGTGCACGCCGGCACCGGCAATGGTTCGGTGCCCGACTACGGCGTGCCGGCGCTGCGCAAGGCGCGCGAGGCGGGGGTGCACATCATCCGCTCGGCGCGCGTGCCCGACGGCTTCGTGCTGCGCAATTCCGAGCAACCCGACGACAAGTACGACTGGGTGGTGGCGCACGACCTCAACCCGCAGAAGGCCAAGATCCTGGCCGCGCTGGCGCTGACGCGCACCGGCGACACCAAGCAGCTTCAACGCGTCTTCATGGAGTATTGA